The genomic region GGAGATATATGGTCTACTATCTCTGATTCCATAATAAATCCTCAATAAAAATGTTTAAAGTTCGTAACAATTTAGCCCTTTGAAAAACTTGATACTTTACTTGAAAAATCCTGACTTTCGCACACCGTCATTCCGGTGAACCCCGGATCAGGTCCGGGGCAGGCACCGGAATCCAGGCGTTATACTGAGAGGAAAAGAACCTGGATTCCGGTTTTCACCGGAATGACGGAGAGATTATCGACGTTTTTTCAAAAACCTAAACTGATACTAAAGTTCAAAGTCAAGGTTCAAAGTTTTTTTATGCAAGTTTCAAATTACAAGGTGCCGGGTTGAAGGCAAAAAGCTCAAGGCACAAAGGGAAAACACTAACCCCTAATCTTGAACTCCAAACGTTGAACATTGAACCTTAAACAGCATTTTTGTTTCAGGCCGGCCAGATATCCATAATTTTCTGGGCCAATAGAATATTGCCCCGCACCTTGAGCTTACCGCTCATAAAGGCCTGCATGCCCCCCAACTCATTGTTGACCAGGGCCAGAAAGGTCTGGACACTCGAGGTCTGGGAGACATTGGGTTTGGGATGTTTTCCCTCGGCCAACTGGCAGGTCTGGTCCTTAACGGTCATGTGCCAGCTTCCTCCCCCGTCGCCGAGAATTTCCCACTGAAATACGGCATCGACCCCCTTGGCCGCCTGGGGATTAAAGTTTTTATACAACTGGTCAAAGGTTTCCTTTACGTTGGTATAAGCCATGGGTCCCTCCTCGTTAAATTATTCCACAGGTTATTCTGTCCTTATTCTGAATTCTGGCTCCTGAATTCTGAATTCCAAAATCTTTTTTAAGGTTTGAGCATTACCTTAAGGCATTGATCCTTATGATTTTCAAAAAGGTCATAGGCCTCCATAGCGTCCTTGAGGTCAAAGGTGTGGGTGCATAGAGGAGAGAGGTCCAATCGGCCGGAGGCCAAAAGCGACATGAGCTGCCCCATGGAGGAAGGGCTGGCCAGGCCCATATTGATGCGCACCCCGTAGAGGCCGAAAATGGGCAGGGGCAGTTCCACCGAAGAAGGGAAAAGTCCCACCACCGAGACCATCCCTCCCCTTCGAACCGAATTCAGGGATTGCAGAAAGGTATCCGGATTGCCTACGGCTTCAATGGCCACATCGGCCCCCTGCATATCCGTGGCCTCCAGGATCCGATTCACCGGGTCTTCTTTCCGGGCATCGATCACCGTAGCCCCGAAATGTTCGGCCAGGGCCAATCGGTTGTCATACAGGTCTACGGAAAAAACCTCTTTGGGTCCGAACATTCGGGCAGAAATCAAGGCCGTCAGGCCGATGGGGCCGCAGCCGTAAATCACCACCGTGTCGGCGGTTCTTATCCCTCCCTGGAAGGCGGCGTGATAACCGGTCATGAAGATGTCTCCCACAAAGACCGCCTGTTCATCCGGCACCTGATCGGGGATGGGCATGGCGCACAGGTCGGCATTGGGCACCCGGACAAATTCGGTCTGGGCCCCGGCCAAAGGCCGGCCGAAATAAAGCCCGCCTCCCCAGACCCCTCCGTTGAGACAATTCTGTTCCTCCCCCCGGCGGCAGGCCGGACAAAGACCGCACCAGATCCCGGCTGGCACACAGACCCGGTCCCCGGGCCTGAACTGGACCACTCCGGAACCGACTTCCTCCACCAGACCGACAAACTCGTGGCCGATGACGGTCTCCGGGGGAATGGGGATCTCCCCATACTTGATGTGAATATCGGAACCGCAGATGGAAGCCGTGGTCACCTTAACGATCATATCGGTCGGCGATTCCATTTGAGGTTCAGGAACCTCCTCCAAAGCCAATTGACATCCGGGTTTTAATACGACCGCCTTCATTTTCAGCCCTTTCTTTGAGGGTGCAAGGTTTAGAGATCAGGGGTCAGGGGTCAGGGTTAAAGGAAAAACCGTTTTCACTGCACCTCACGTATGAATATGGCCTTCTCCGAACTCTGAACTCCGAACTCCGAACTTCAGCGTTTTAATCGATATCCCGCCTTCTCCCTGTCCCAGGTATCGGCCGTGACCCCCTCCTGGCGGAGTTGATATTTCTGGACCCGCTGGGTGGATGTTTTGGGAAGGGCCGTAAGCATACGGAGATAGCGTGGGACCATAAAATAGGCCATGCGCTCTTGGCAATAGTCCATTAATTCTACGGAGGAGAGGGCCTCACCGGATTTCAAGGTCAGACAGACCATGACTTCATCCTCCCCCATTTCCGATTTAACGGCTATGGCCGCCGATTCCATTATGGCCGGGTGGGCATTGATCACCTTTTCCACTTCGTAGGAAGAGATATTTTCACCCCGCCGGCGAAGGGCATCTTTCTTGCGGTCGACAAAATAAAAGTAGCCCTCTTCATCGTAATAGAGATAATCCCCGGTGTGGAACCAAAGATCGGCCCAGGCCTCCACCGTCTTCTCGGGCATTTTGTAATATTCGAGAAGCATGGAAAAAGGTT from Deltaproteobacteria bacterium harbors:
- a CDS encoding SCP2 sterol-binding domain-containing protein, with translation MAYTNVKETFDQLYKNFNPQAAKGVDAVFQWEILGDGGGSWHMTVKDQTCQLAEGKHPKPNVSQTSSVQTFLALVNNELGGMQAFMSGKLKVRGNILLAQKIMDIWPA
- a CDS encoding alcohol dehydrogenase catalytic domain-containing protein, which translates into the protein MESPTDMIVKVTTASICGSDIHIKYGEIPIPPETVIGHEFVGLVEEVGSGVVQFRPGDRVCVPAGIWCGLCPACRRGEEQNCLNGGVWGGGLYFGRPLAGAQTEFVRVPNADLCAMPIPDQVPDEQAVFVGDIFMTGYHAAFQGGIRTADTVVIYGCGPIGLTALISARMFGPKEVFSVDLYDNRLALAEHFGATVIDARKEDPVNRILEATDMQGADVAIEAVGNPDTFLQSLNSVRRGGMVSVVGLFPSSVELPLPIFGLYGVRINMGLASPSSMGQLMSLLASGRLDLSPLCTHTFDLKDAMEAYDLFENHKDQCLKVMLKP